A DNA window from Zingiber officinale cultivar Zhangliang chromosome 3A, Zo_v1.1, whole genome shotgun sequence contains the following coding sequences:
- the LOC122053420 gene encoding B-box zinc finger protein 32-like, producing the protein MKQKTCELCCGEAAVFCEADAAFLCWTCDASVHGANFLVARHLRRVACASCDALCPANHVLDRARRLCDSCSPDRDHSDASSSCLSTSESSAAAAAPPRRSPAAVAKRRLGETEAVLLAWSRRMGLRNVRRCSEAAARMAAECSRTKPTLPFKVALAAALWSSIKRFDIEAAEAKSKAGAEALGGLEASSGVPARLIVTAEWRIARRVRVADAEGWAECA; encoded by the coding sequence ATGAAGCAGAAGACGTGCGAGCTCTGCTGCGGCGAGGCGGCGGTGTTCTGCGAGGCGGACGCGGCCTTTCTCTGCTGGACCTGCGACGCGTCGGTCCACGGCGCCAACTTCCTGGTCGCTCGCCACCTCCGCCGGGTTGCCTGCGCGAGCTGCGACGCCCTCTGCCCCGCCAACCACGTCCTCGATCGCGCGCGGCGCCTCTGCGATTCGTGCTCCCCCGACCGGGACCACTCCGACGCGTCTTCGTCCTGCTTATCTACTTCCGAGTCTTCCGCCGCGGCGGCGGCGCCGCCTCGCCGGTCGCCCGCGGCGGTGGCGAAGAGGCGGCTCGGAGAGACGGAGGCAGTCCTGCTCGCTTGGAGCCGACGGATGGGGCTGCGGAACGTCCGGCGCTGCTCCGAAGCGGCGGCCCGGATGGCCGCCGAGTGCAGCAGAACGAAACCGACACTGCCTTTTAAAGTGGCCCTCGCGGCCGCGCTGTGGTCGTCCATCAAGCGCTTCGACATCGAGGCGGCAGAGGCAAAGTCGAAGGCCGGAGCAGAGGCACTCGGAGGGCTGGAGGCGAGCTCCGGCGTGCCCGCGAGACTGATTGTGACCGCCGAGTGGAGGATCGCCCGGCGAGTTCGAGTCGCGGACGCGGAGGGCTGGGCGGAGTGCGCGTAG
- the LOC122053421 gene encoding putative B3 domain-containing protein Os04g0347400, which produces MYLVFYRLMCLLMLFAWFTHSLPPLHCDSMAVSIERNGANSTGRPSFIKFLSPESLTMLAIPRRFVKHLEESALQMATLFSPSDSFWHIQVLLNEEDELDVQFGRGWELFVRAHGLKPGNSVLFHYEGNTVFSVEMFHSDGCCIWYDCNDLDSAAPRCLVQDLAIRSGGFKEPTKTAITERKAKWSQKRARSKGERLSTFEWELRSYNVDLARAQIYLPPGFVPATKSETMSLDCLGRLWPIRLWVGLNEKIAITTGWKKLVRETKLKEGDLCAFEYISPGVLSLKIERA; this is translated from the exons ATGTACTTGGTTTTCTATCGATTGATGTGCTTGTTGATGTTATTTGCTTGGTTTACTCACTCCCTCCCTCCTCTTCACTGCGACTCCATGGCTGTATCGATTGAGAGAAATGGTGCAAACTCTACGGGCCGCCCGAGTTTCATAAAATTTCTGTCTCCGGAGTCGTTGACTATGCTT GCTATTCCTCGTCGGTTCGTCAAGCACCTGGAGGAGAGTGCGCTGCAAATGGCCACTTTGTTTTCACCAAGTGACAGTTTTTGGCACATCCAGGTCCTGCTGAACGAGGAGGACGAACTCGACGTGCAGTTCGGCAGAGGTTGGGAGCTATTTGTGCGAGCTCACGGTCTCAAACCGGGCAACTCTGTTCTGTTCCATTACGAAGGCAACACGGTATTTTCAGTGGAAATGTTTCATTCCGACGGATGCTGCATCTGGTACGATTGCAATGACCTGGATTCTGCTGCTCCAAGGTGTCTTGTGCAAGACCTGGCGATTAGAAGTGGAG GTTTTAAGGAACCAACAAAGACGGCAATCACTGAAAGGAAGGCGAAATGGTCTCAGAAGAGAGCGAGGAGCAAAGGCGAACGGCTTTCTACATTCGAATGGGAACTTCGATCGTATAACGTTGATCTGGCCAGGGCCCAAATT TATCTGCCCCCAGGATTTGTGCCTGCAACGAAGTCGGAGACGATGTCCTTGGATTGTCTTGGAAGGCTGTGGCCGATTCGGCTCTGGGTTGGTCTGAATGAGAAAATCGCCATAACCACCGGATGGAAGAAGCTGGTCCGAGAGACCAAGCTTAAAGAAGGTGATCTATGTGCTTTTGAATACATATCTCCAGGGGTGTTGAGTCTTAAGATCGAGAGGGCATAG
- the LOC122053419 gene encoding pre-mRNA-processing protein 40A-like isoform X3, with translation MFLELNGCNRLVDLLLFKDNCHSNQESQKRMTSNPQSSGAQPLRPPVVGSAGPPPNFGASMPVQYRTMVPAPQFVPAASQQFRPVPQGMPAPNIAMPAGQTQMPHFSQSTQQLPPMSGQPGQVPPSSQAIPMPYVQASRPISSGPLPPQQNAQVPNNVPNLPGAAMPLSSSYTFATSYVQAPNTINAPVQYQPATQVTPSRTQTWATPGTQSVPLVAPLHQTAQQPLATSVTVPAQTVQSNSTEQSSSDWQEHTAADGKRYYYNKKTRQSVWEKPLELMTPIERADASTDWKEFTTSDGRKYYYNKATKQSKWTIPDDLKLAREQAENTAANLTSNETETTATVTSTVHSAEISSSNPVASAVPLVSSNSTQLPTNYGVQPNVMALTPTSVAVATNSGMTSSSVGTEHTSLQSGIPQPPPLRDQFSNAGVDDTITEIRSNQDKSPSTHIASLPDGTSQDLEEDKKTMPTVEKSGTPTEDKEVDEEPLVYANKLEAKNAFKALLESVNVESDWTWEQAMRIIINDKRYSALKTLGERKQAFNEYLGQRKKQEAEEKRIKQKKAREDFTRMLEECKELTSQTRWGKAISMFEDDERFSAVERPREREDLFESYLVELQKKERIKAAEEHKRNIMEYRAFLESSDFIKANSQWRKVQDRLEDDERCSRLEKLDRLEIFQEYIHDLEKEEEEQRKIQKEQLRRVERKNRDEFRRLMEEHIAAGILTAKTHWRDYCAQVKDSAPYLAVASNSSGSTPKDLFEDVFEELQKQYHEEKIQIKDAMKIGKITLTLSWTFEDFKNSIADIDIQKGVSEISLKLFDICSSFMMNYSKGLGRKRKKRLKSANVLQIISLICYIQSRKFLHLPSGRSAYHYLKRARIIGQFVMTILQKRFLRAILLICKKN, from the exons AT GTTCTTGGAACTTAATGGGTGTAACAGGTTAGTAGATTTG CTTTTGTTCAAGGATAATTGCCACTCAAATCAGGAATCACAGAAGAGAATGACTAGCAATCCACAATCTTCAGGGGCACAG CCCCTTAGACCTCCAGTAGTGGGTTCTGCTGGTCCACCACCAAATTTTGGTGCCTCCATGCCTGTACAA TATAGGACAATGGTTCCAGCCCCACAATTTGTCCCAGCTGCCTCTCAGCAATTTAGGCCTGTCCCCCAAGGAATGCCAGCGCCAAATATTGCCATGCCTGCTGGTCAAACTCAAATGCCTCATTTTTCTCAATCAACACAGCAATTGCCTCCAATGTCAGGCCAACCGGGTCAAGTGCCGCCATCATCCCAAGCAATTCCAATGCCATATGTTCAAGCAAGTAGACCTATCTCATCTGGGCCGTTGCCACCTCAACAAAATGCTCAAGTGCCAAACAATGTGCCTAATCTTCCAGGTGCAGCAATGCCCCTTTCTTCATCATACACG TTTGCAACATCTTATGTTCAGGCACCAAATACCATAAATGCTCCAGTTCAGTATCAACCAGCAACACAGGTGACCCCTTCGAGGACACAAACCTGGGCAACACCTGGAACTCAGAGTGTACCTCTTGTTGCACCTTTGCATCAGACTGCCCAACAACCTTTGGCTACCTCTGTGACTGTTCCA GCACAAACTGTACAATCAAATTCTACAGAACAGAGCTCTTCTGACTGGCAAGAGCACACTGCTGCTGATGGAAAAAG atACTATTATAATAAGAAGACTAGGCAATCTGTCTGGGAGAAACCCCTTGAATTGATGACGCCTATTGAG AGGGCAGATGCATCCACTGACTGGAAGGAGTTTACTACCTCAGACGGTCGAAA ATACTACTATAACAAGGCCACAAAGCAATCCAAATGGACAATTCCTGATGATCTTAAG CTAGCCCGAGAGCAGGCAGAGAACACTGCTGCTAATCTGACATCAAATGAGACTGAAACAACTGCAACTGTTACTTCAACAGTTCATTCTGCTGAgatttcttcttccaatcctgtGGCTTCTGCTGTGCCCTTGGTCTCATCTAATTCAACGCAATTGCCAACTAATTATGGTGTACAACCAAATGTTATGGCATTAACACCTACATCTGTAGCAGTTGCAACAAATTCTGGTATGACTTCTAGTTCTGTTGGGACAGAACACACAAGCTTGCAATCTGGAATTCCTCAACCTCCTCCTTTGAGGGATCAATTTTCTAATGCTGGCGTTGATGATACCATCACTGAAATTAG GAGTAATCAGGATAAATCACCCTCGACACACATTGCTAGCTTACCTGATGGGACTTCTCAGGATCTTGAG GAAGACAAAAAAACCATGCCAACTGTTGAGAAATCGGGCACTCCAACTGAAGATAAAGAAGTTGATGAAGAACCCTTGGTTTATGCTAATAAGCTG GAGGCAAAAAATGCTTTCAAGGCTTTACTTGAATCTGTCAACGTTGAGTCTGATTGGACATGGGAGCAG GCAATGAGGATTATCATCAACGACAAAAGATACAGTGCTTTGAAAACTCTTGGAGAAAGAAAACAAGCATTTAATGAG TATTTGGGTCAAAGGAAAAAACAAGAGGCTGAGGAGAAGCGGATCAAACAGAAGAAAGCACGGGAAGATTTTACAAGAATGTTAGAA GAATGCAAGGAACTGACATCACAGACTCGATGGGG AAAGGCTATATCCATGTTTGAGGATGATGAACGTTTCAGTGCTGTTGAGCGTCCAAGAGAGCGTGAGGATCTATTTGAAAGTTATTTAGTGGAGCTTCAAAAGAAG GAAAGGATAAAGGCTGCTGAGGAGCATAAAAGAAATATAATGGAATACAGAGCATTTCTTGAATCCTCTGACTTTATAAAG GCAAACAGCCAgtggagaaaagtccaagacCGTTTGGAGGATGACGAAAGATGCTCTCGACTAGAAAAGCTTGATCGGTTGGAAATTTTTCAG GAATATATTCATGATTTagagaaagaggaggaggagcagaGGAAGATACAAAAG GAACAATTACGGCGTGTGGAACGTAAGAACCGTGATGAGTTCCGTAGGTTGATGGAAGAACATATTGCTGCTGGAATTCTTACTGCCAAAACACATTGGCGTGATTATTGTGCACAG GTTAAAGATTCAGCACCTTACTTAGCAGTGGCATCAAACTCATCTGGTTCAACCCCAAAAGACCTTTTTGAAGATGTTTTTGAGGAACTTCAGAAGcag TATCACGAAGAGAAAATTCAAATTAAAGATGCAATGAAGATTGGAAAA ATTACTTTGACTTTGTCATGGACATTCGAGGACTTcaaaaatagtattgcagataTTGATATCCAGAAAGGAGTATCTGAGATAAGCTTGAAA